One genomic window of Bacillus mycoides includes the following:
- a CDS encoding GNAT family N-acetyltransferase, giving the protein MIRKLTKKDHEQVFSFLKEEVALNLFIIGDIEAFGYETDFQELWGAFEESGTLKSILLRFHDAFIPYSKEEFVVTDYEALLSAYKPLKLSGKSTIVERFETAPSIQLGAKNEMYFCECLDDNNLPNTPIHETIKLASLDDIERIMQLRSNISEFPAANESEKMLRQAIETTTGRTYYIEKNGAIIASASTSAENSLSAMVVGVCTHPNYRGNGYASLILQKMIQDFTKEGRTLCLFYNNPAAGRIYKRLGFKDIGMWTMYR; this is encoded by the coding sequence ATGATACGAAAATTAACAAAGAAAGATCATGAACAAGTATTTTCTTTTCTAAAAGAAGAAGTAGCCCTTAACTTGTTTATTATTGGAGATATTGAGGCTTTTGGTTACGAAACAGACTTTCAAGAGTTATGGGGAGCATTTGAAGAAAGCGGAACATTAAAATCTATTTTACTTCGCTTTCATGATGCGTTTATACCTTATAGTAAAGAAGAGTTTGTGGTTACTGACTATGAGGCACTTCTTTCAGCATATAAGCCGCTTAAACTCTCTGGTAAGTCAACTATTGTAGAAAGATTTGAAACTGCTCCAAGTATACAACTGGGGGCCAAAAATGAAATGTATTTTTGTGAATGTCTAGATGACAATAACTTACCTAACACACCAATTCATGAAACAATTAAACTTGCCTCACTAGATGATATAGAACGAATTATGCAATTACGAAGTAACATCTCTGAATTCCCAGCTGCTAATGAATCAGAAAAAATGTTAAGGCAAGCTATCGAAACAACTACAGGACGTACATATTATATTGAAAAAAACGGCGCAATCATCGCATCCGCCTCTACTTCCGCTGAAAATTCATTATCCGCAATGGTAGTTGGTGTATGTACACACCCGAATTATCGCGGGAATGGATATGCTTCGCTCATATTACAAAAAATGATTCAAGACTTTACGAAAGAAGGCCGAACACTTTGTTTATTTTATAACAATCCAGCTGCTGGACGAATTTATAAGCGGTTAGGATTTAAAGATATTGGAATGTGGACGATGTATCGATAA
- the ytfJ gene encoding GerW family sporulation protein — protein MDHPIQGLMKAAMENLKEMVDVNTIVGEPVQTADGGVVLTVSKVAFGFGAGGSDFQTNDGQRANGNPAFGGGSAGGVSITPVAFLVVNKDGVNILHLQNATHLAEKIIELAPQTIDKIQSMFQKDEKKEGNHHPQNPDDIL, from the coding sequence GTGGATCATCCAATTCAAGGGTTAATGAAAGCAGCGATGGAAAATTTAAAGGAAATGGTCGATGTAAATACGATTGTTGGGGAGCCTGTTCAAACGGCTGACGGTGGTGTAGTGTTAACAGTTTCTAAAGTAGCGTTCGGTTTTGGAGCAGGAGGTTCTGATTTCCAGACGAATGATGGACAAAGAGCGAATGGTAACCCTGCATTTGGTGGCGGTAGTGCGGGTGGTGTGTCAATTACACCAGTAGCATTTCTAGTCGTGAATAAAGATGGGGTAAATATTCTTCATTTACAAAATGCGACACATTTAGCAGAAAAAATAATTGAATTAGCTCCACAAACAATCGATAAAATTCAATCGATGTTCCAAAAAGATGAAAAAAAAGAGGGGAATCATCACCCTCAAAATCCAGATGATATCCTTTAA
- a CDS encoding class I SAM-dependent methyltransferase, whose product MTKFNWHESAEKKWDNNAEFWNQNSQEMWDSGSRSTIIPFFEQYVEKEVQVLDVGCGDGYGTYKLSLTGYKAVGVDLSEVMIQKGKERGEGPSLSFIKGDLSSLPFENEQFEAIMAINSLEWTEEPLRALNEIKRVLKKEGYACVAILGPTAKPRENSYPRLYGKDVVCNTMMPWEFEQLAKEQGFEVVDGTGVYKRGVNEKMLGQLPTELQQSLTFLWVFMLKNV is encoded by the coding sequence ATGACGAAGTTTAATTGGCATGAATCGGCAGAGAAAAAATGGGATAACAATGCAGAGTTTTGGAATCAAAATAGTCAAGAAATGTGGGATAGCGGGAGCAGGAGTACAATCATTCCATTTTTTGAGCAGTACGTGGAAAAGGAAGTACAAGTGTTAGATGTTGGCTGTGGTGATGGGTATGGTACATATAAATTAAGTCTTACTGGGTACAAAGCGGTTGGGGTGGACTTATCGGAAGTTATGATTCAAAAGGGTAAGGAACGCGGAGAAGGCCCAAGCTTATCTTTTATAAAAGGTGATCTTTCTTCATTACCATTTGAAAATGAGCAATTTGAAGCAATTATGGCAATTAATTCTTTAGAATGGACCGAGGAGCCATTGCGAGCATTAAATGAAATAAAGCGTGTTTTAAAGAAAGAGGGATACGCATGTGTTGCAATTTTAGGACCGACAGCAAAACCGAGAGAGAATAGTTATCCTCGCCTATACGGCAAAGATGTTGTTTGCAATACGATGATGCCTTGGGAATTTGAACAGTTAGCAAAAGAACAAGGATTTGAAGTTGTAGATGGCACCGGCGTATATAAGCGCGGAGTAAATGAGAAGATGTTAGGTCAACTACCTACAGAGTTACAACAATCGTTAACGTTCTTATGGGTATTTATGTTAAAAAACGTATAA